TTACAAGGATAAGAAAGCGCTTTCCTATGCGGAGAAGCTTTTCACATATGCGGATACAAAGGCTAAGAAGAATAGCTCGGGTCCGGCATCTGGTTTCTATAACTCGGATTCATGGGAAGATGACTACGCCCTTGCGGCGGCTCTTCTGTACAAGGCTACAGGTAAATCAGCATATGCAACAAAATACAATAATGTATATGGTGGCAGAACAAATCCTAACTGGGCTCTTTGCTGGAATAACGTGGCTCAGGCGGCTCTGCTCTACAGTCCTAATTCATCAAAGAAGAGTGTGTTCGTGGAGAACCAGTCAGGACTTATAGCAAGCAAGACACAGTCAGGAGATAACAACTTCTGCCTGATAGACAGCTGGGGATCGGCGAGATATAACACTGCTCATCAGATGACAGGTCTTCTGTATGATACTATATATGGAAAGAATGATTATTCATCATGGGCAAATGGTCAGATGAGGTACATACTTGGCAACAATGCAGGTTCAAAGTGTTTCGTTGTCGGTTACAACAAGTATTCATCAAAGTACCCTCATCACAGAGCCTCAAGCGGATATCAGGGTTCTGTAACTGGAAATGCATATACAAAGCAGGCACATGTATTAGTCGGTGCTTTGGTTGGCGGCCCGGCGAGTTCGAGTACATCCTATGTAGATAGCTCAGAAGATTATAACCAGAACGAGGTTGCACTGGATTATAATGCAAGCCTTGTGGGTGCAGCAGCCGGACTTTATCTGTATGTAAAGAACAGCGGAACAGATGAGGAGAAGGCAGCACAGAAGGTAGTTCCAAAGAGCGAGGTGTCGTCAGAGCTCAGGACGATAAGCGGGGAGTCAGGTGGAAATGTCACCACTGAGACTACAACAAAGACAACTACCACAGAGAAGGCAACAAAGAATCCTTCATCTGGATCCAGCGCGGGTTCGACAGGATCAACAACAGGTTCATCAACAGAAAAGACTACAGAGTCTTCTACGGAAACTCAGGTTATACCAGTCAAAGGAATCACATTTGACCAAACGGCGCTTACTATGAAGGTAGGTGAGAGTGGACAGATAAAAGCCACAGTCACACCAGCGGATGCGACAGACAGCTCACTCGTGTGGACAAGCTCTGACAGGACAAAGGTATCGGTTCAGAATGGCAAGATAACGGCACTTACAGCCGGAACGGCCACCATCACCGCAAAGGCAAAGGATGGTTCAGGAGTTAAGGCTGAGTGCAAAGTCAAGGTTCTTGAGCCGGGAAAACTGTCATGCGAAACTTCTGGAAAGGCATGGAATGCTCTTGTCTATGGATACGGGGATGTTTCTTCAGAACGCATAGGCTTAAGCAATTGTGGCGAGACTGAGCTGAGCGATGTGAAGGCGAGTCTCAAGACCGGAAGTAATTTCCAGATCACAGTATATCCTGTAGGTCAGATAGCAGCCGGACAGGAGACCTCTGTTGAGGTGAGACCTGTGACAGGCCTTGCTGCAGGAAGCTATAGCGATACACTTGTGATCACAACAGCAAATGGAACAGCGAATATACTTCTTAAAGCGAAAGTCGCAAAGTCTGAGAACACAGCCAGTGTGTCACTTGCCAAAAAGGCAGTTTCATCATCATCTGTAACAGTTGAGAGCTATGTATCAGGTACAAATACAGGAGTTGAATATGCAATATCTACAGTTCCTGTCGATGACGCGGATAGTCTCACATGGCAGGACAGCGCATATTTTGCAGGACGCAAGGCATTTACAAAGTATTATGTATATGGACGAATGAAGGCAACTTCAAATCTGAATGCCGGTGCAATGAGCAAGGCACTTGAGATTGTGACACTTGTGTCAGATCCATACACGATAGATGTTGGACGACTTGGTGACAGTGAATATGTTGGAGCTTTGGTAGATGGCAATGGCAATCCAACTGTAAGAGTGTCTGAGTCCGGTGGAAATATACTGGTTTCATTTACACAGAGTGGTGATTATACTGTGACGGGTGATGGTGCAGATGTGGCGGTTGATACCGGAAAAGCAGGCAGTATCACGATAGACTGTGCTGTCGTAAAGAAGCTTACAGTAGATCCAGGCAATTCTGGAACATTCGTGATCAGTGTGCTTGGAAACAATATCGTCTCAGATGGAATCAAATGTATGGAGGATTCTGCGGGATCAGGTGTTGTGAAGATAAATGGAAATGGCGATTCATCAGTGATAGTCTCATCAACACCGGATGCTCCGGCGGTGAAGGCTGACGGAGATGTTGAGATATCAGGCATAAAGATAAAGTCTGAGGGCAAGGGCGTTGAATCAGCTGGCACAGTGAAGATATCCGGTGGCAGCAACAAGATAGAGGCAGTGTCTGAGGCTGTTGCAGCGAAGGATGTCGAGATGACAGGTGGCTTGCTTGATGCCACATCCACAGCTCTCGGTGATGATGAGTCGGTTATATCGGCTGACAATTCTATAAAGCTTGTAGGCGGAAAGATCACGGCTGATGCATCAGGTTCAAGTACAGGTGGATCATTTGGTGTCAGATCAGACGATGGAAAGATCATAGTTGACGGAGATGCCGTTATAGGCGGAGCTCCGACGTATTCAAAGGATCCTGTAGACAGCACGGGTGAGAGCATTGTTATGGTCAAGGTGACATTTGTCGATGAAAATGATGATCAGATCTGTGTATCATCATTCAACAAGGGTTCAATACTCGATATCTCAAAGCTCGATATAACTACAAAAGATGGTGTAGCTTACTCGGCATCAAAGCCTGGCTACAGCCTGGCATGGACAGATCAGACAGGTAAGACATATGCGGCCGATGCGTTGTATGGAGCCGTGGACGGAGATATTACACTGAAGGCTGTGTGGACATGGATAACAGTTGACATATCTAAGAGCGCAAAGGTGATTTATAAGGCGACACAGAAGGCATCCTACAAGGCTACATATACGGGAGCGAAGATAACTCCTGCAGTAGTTGTTAGTGTCGGAAATACCACACTTGTATCTGGCACAGATTACACAGTTACATATTCATCGAATATAAATGCCGGAACAGCCAAGGTGGTCATAAAGGGCAAAGGAAAATACAAAGGCACGGCTACATTGACATTTGCCATTGCAAAGAGAGATATTAAAAAGGCAAAGGTGGCTGTGTCAGCAAAGGTTCTGTATACAGGCAAGGCTGTAAAGCCAAATACCAAGGTGGTGTACGGCAAGACCAAGCTCACATTGAATAAGAATTACAAGATAACATGCTATTCCAATAAGAACTTCGGCAAGGCAAAGGTCGTAATAACCGGAATTGGCAACTATGGTGGAAGTGTGGTGAGATACTTCAATATAGTTACAAAGGCTGGAAAGGTATACACATACGGAAACTATAGATATAAGATAACAAATGCCTCCACAAGCGGAAGAGGAACAGTAACTCTTGTGTCAGCTGTCAAGAAGACAACTTCTGTTACAGTGCCGGATGCGATAAAGCTTGGCGGAAAGACATTCAAGGTCACTGCCATAGGTGGCGGAGCATTCAAGGGCAATACAAAGCTTGCAAAGGTTGTTATAAGCAAGAATGTAAAGACCATAGGTTCAAAGGCATTTTACGGATGTAAGAACCTCAAGGCACTTGTGGTGAGAAACACAGCCATGACCACAAAGACGGTAGGAGCTGCGGTCTTCACAGGAACATACGTAAAGATGACCGTCAAAGTACCGGCATCAAAGCTTGCTTACTATAAGAAACTTCTGGTAGCAAGGGGCGTGTCTAAGAAAGCGGTTATCAAGAAGTAAGGTATATTAAATAAAAAATTTCTTTATAGACATTTCAAAAAGATCCAGACATGACGTATAAGTTGTGCCTGGATTTTTTTGTATAGGCAGAGACGGGGACGGAGGTGCCTGACCCTGTTTGGTCACAGATGTTGACATGAAAGATAAGAAAAGAGTATTATGTTTAGCGTTCTAATAATTAGAATTAAATGCAGCGAAAAAACAACAGGAGAAGAGGTCTAAAAAATGAGAAACATGAAGGCTAGGATCCCAATGTATTTTGTCGGACTGTTTATTATGACTATAGGTATAGCATTGTCAGTCAAATCCAATCTGGGAGTGTCACCGGTGAGTTCTATACCATATACGATGACATGTGTATGGGGAATCGAGATGGGAAAGGCGACGATCATATTCCATGCGGCATTGGTGCTTATACAGATCGTTATACTTCGAAAGAATTTCAAACAGATAAATCTCCTTCAGATAGTGGTTGGAGTAGTATTTGGGTACTTTACGACATTCTGCAATTATCTTGCGACGTTTCTGCCGTCAACAGATAACATAGTTGTCAGGGTTGTTTTGATGCTTGTGAGTACCATATTCATAGCAGGCGGAATATTCTTTTATCTGCCGGCGGATCTCATCCCGCTTGCCGGGGAGGGTGTTATGCAGGCTGTCTCAGAGGTCACACACATTGAATTTTCAAAGGTAAAGATCGGATTTGACTGTTCTATGGTGGCTGTGTCGGTCGTAACATGCCTGATCTGTATACATAGTCTTGGAAGCGTGGGCGCCGGTACGGTTATTGCCGCATTCCTTGTTGGATTCAATCTGGGTAAGTTGAATAAGGCATTTGGCGGAAAACGAGATAAACTTCTTGGAAAGCACACATACACTGAGGAGGAAGTACTCAGGGAGAGAATGGAGCAATTGCAATAGGACTTGTTCCTGCCCGTGAGCCGGTCGAATTTTTATCCTTAATCAGCCTGTTTTGTAGAATTAGGGATAATATTTTCTCATTTTTAAAAATATAGGGGTGTAAGATACAAAAGTTCAGGACTTTATCTTGAAAGGCGGTATTTGTGAGCTCGTCTACGTATGTCTGACTGTCATATGGTCCATTTGCATTTATATGGAAAAGACGTTTTTGCGCTTTCGCGGCACTCCGGCAAGTTCTGCGCTGAATATATTCCTGTTGTATTCTATGCGCTTTTTCTTTCCATCAATCAAGTGACAGTATCTGCTCTAAATTCGTATCGGAAGGCTGCTCTGATCTATCACTGTCATGTGATATAGAAACATCTGAGTTTTCCGGTTTTGTAAGTTTTAAATTCATTTTTGAAATTCCCTTTTGTACTTGTTTATATGAGACGATATAACATTTGGGTTTTGTTGGCAAGGCTTTTAAGTAAATACATGAGCCGGAATGAGTGGGTGGAGTTTTATTTGTTTGCTTTTGATATTACGTGGTGTATAATTTATAGCATGATAAATAAGTGTTTATGATTATACTTAAATAATAAAAACGATATATTTGACATAAAAGCGGTTGAATGTTAATATAAGTGTAAAGAGGTGCTACCGATAGACGGTTAGCCCTGATATTGCAATTACAAAAAAGTAACCGCCAAGTTTTGTCAGGACAGGGCGGTTACTTTTTTGTCTTATTTCTTATCATTGCTCTTAGAGCCAACGGCATAACCAAGAGCAAAGCATGTTATGCATAAGCTGATGATGGCTATAAAAATTTCCGTTGTAAGCATAAGCACAAACCTCCGTAATAGATTTCCGTAAATGGATGTATCTATGTAAACACAGGCTATAAACTCCTGTGGCGAAGGCTAACCGCCTACCGAATAGGGTAGCACCTCTTATATTATAACAAACATATGTTCGATAATCAATATACATGAAAAGATAAATTTTTATTTGCTCTACAAAACACTTAGACCATATAAGTTCAAAGAAAGTGCTAATGTGGCTTAACGGACACTAAGTAAAACTTTCGGGGGGAATCACATGACTTTATACATGAACATAAAACAGCTTGGCAAGCGGAAGGACACAGTGCACAAGGTCCCGTTTGAATATGACACAGCACCGAGTACGCTACGGGAACTCATAACAGAGACAGTAAAGATATGCGTGGCACAGTACATATCCCGCATGGATCGCGGCGATGCAGTGCTGACAGATGAACAGATCGATGACATGGGAAGAATAGGAAAGATAGCGTTCGGGATCGTCTATGGGGAGAAGAAACCGGATGTGGATGAAGCAGTGAAGACAGCCATTCAGGGATTTGAGGATGGACTGTTCAGAGTGTTCCGCGGTATGGATGAATTAACGGAGCTGGACAGGGAAGAGAAGTTTAACGAAGGGGATGAGATCACATTTATCCGCCTCACAATGCTGGCGGGCAGAATGTGGTAGAACATAAAGAAAGGGGTTACAATGGCGGAGGACAAGAAGACAAGACTTGAGCTTGAGGAGAAGAAGAGGATCGCAGATGAAGTGAGAGAGGTATTTGACGAGAATTCTATGAAGCTCAGAAAGAGCTACAGTGCGGATGCGCAGAAGCTTCTTAAGGAGATGGATAATTACTATGGAGATGTAAAAGAGTCGATGATCGGCAAGAGACTTGAGACATTTCTTGAGAATGAAAAGAATCTTCCTTCGGAATTCTTCAGGAACGAGCTGAAGCATTTGCCGGGGTGGGTGCCGGATCATCTGATGGAGGATTTCTACACTTCTATAGACAGCATAATCAAGTGGCAGACAAGCCAGTATTATTACAGAAGAACCATGCGTACGAAGAGGTATGGGGCATTTCTTGACAGATATTTCAGGATAATGAATGAATATCACTCCATGGGGATATACGGATGCGACATAGCATCTCTCTACAAGGAGAAATTACCGCAGGATATATTGTGCTATTACAGGGATGGCAGCAGCAACGGATATAGAATAATATCTGAATATTGGATACAGGCGGAGCTCGACAGGGGGAATGCAGAGCTTGAGGAAGTGCTCATGGACATCATGTTCGGTGAGAGTGCGCAGACAAGGCTCACGACAAATATCCTCAGGGGAATATATATGAGCTCCAACACAAGACTCCATGAGGCTGTAGGCAAGCTGCTCGTTGCGGCAAAGCTTCAGGAGGGGCTTAGGCAGGCGATATGTGAGAATATGGATTATGGAACGGCAGGTGCATTTATGACCCTGTTCCATGTAATAAAGGAGAATGATCTTCTGAGATTCTCGTCTGTTATGAGGGCTGTAGCCACCTGGACAGGACTTGTGACTGACGAGGAGAGCAAGCTTGACCGTATACAGAAGAAACAGCTGATTCTTATAGATACATATCTGAATGATGAAAATGCAAGGCGTGAAGCTTTATCCGGCGATGATGCCATGCAGATCTATCTTGCGCTGTGGAGCTATGGTTTCTTTGATGTGGACGAGGCATGCCATGTGATGAACAAGCTGGCACTTGATGGCAGCAGACACCAAAGACTGGTATTTGGCACATATATCAGGGCAATGAGTCTGGGAAAGGTGTACACACACAGCGTTGCAAAGGAATTTATCAAGAGATTCTCAGACGAGATGGACACCATGGCGGTCATCATGCCAAGTTTCATGTCGGATTACCAGCCTTATATGAATAGTCTCATATATAAAGACGGCAGATCGTACAACAATGAACTTAAGAAAATGACATTTGCCGAGGTGGACAAATATTTTGACAGCAGGAAAGAATGTCAGGAGATGTACGACATCCTCATGGGCATACTTGAGCGCATGCCAAAGAAGAGGCTTGAGTTTGATCCGTGTGTATTTCCATGGAATGCCGAATATCTGGACAGATCCGCAATCATCATGAGACTTGCGGTCTGTGCAAGCGCTCTAAAGGACGAGGACAGGATCACACACATAGCGGAGATGGTTCCTGAGATAGATTCCGCAAGGTATAGCAGAGATGCGCTTTTGCTTCTGCTTGTAAGGCAGCCGGCAAATGACAGACAGCGTGCCATACTGGTGGATGCGGTTGCCGACAAGGAGACATATACCAGAAACAAGGCGGCGATGATCGTTAAGGATATGAAACTTTCGCCGGAGAATTATGTACAGCTTGAGAATATGCTCAAGTACAAGAAGTCAGACATAAGGGAGACTGTTTTATCTATTTTGTATAAGCTTGACGGTGAAGACATGGATGGCCTCATTGGAAGACTTCTTGCAGATCCCAAGGAGGAAAAGAGAACAGCGGGACTTGACCTGTTGCTCCAGCTCAAGAATGATGAGAACAGGCAGAAACTTTTTGCAGATTGTGTTGGTCATATAGACGCTATGCAGAGGGAGTCTGCGAATGGAAGATCCAGTGTTACAACTAAGGAGCAGATTCTTATACGTGAGATTAAAAATGTTGGCACAGACCGGGCTGGTGCAGATGAGGGATATGGACTTTATGATGTAAATGCGGACTATGAGCCGATATTTGACAAGAGTTATCTGGCTGAGTGCTTTGAGCTGTACAAAAAGTATTTCCCTGAAAGCGGGATTGCAAATGATAATCTGTGCAAGACTGCTAAGAGCGAGGGTGCATTTGCAAAACTCAAATCAAAGATTGTGCCTAAAAAGAAAGACACGACATCTGATTCAGAAGTAATAAATATATTAAGAAAATTTGATGCATTTGTGGATGAACACAAAAATGATGAGTATGAGATGACTGACGGAGAAATCGGTCTGCTTGGTGAGTCAGGTGGAAACATATATGTGAACCGTGACAAAGTGGCATGTGAGGAATTGTGGGTAGATTTCTACGAGAAAAATATTCAGACTCCGTATATGTGCATGCAGCTCTACGTGTATCTGAATGGCTACAACAGTGACAAACAGGATTTCAAGAAGTACTGTGAGAGCTTTATGGCGGATATGTTTGGAAATATATATATAGAAGAATGTCCGGCATTCGGATATCTTGCCATTTCCAGAGCTGTAATTGGTTTCCTGTATAGAAGATATGTGATGGATAGTGACAAGAAGAGGCTTGCCGTTGTGGCAGCAGACTATCTGCTTGGAAGAAACGATGAGCTCATATATACATTTGGCGGGAATAAAGGTGGCAGCAGTATATCTGGTGATGATTCAAAGGTATATCACAGAAGTGTGCTCACAAATGAGCAGATCATGATAATAACATGGTGGCTTGCAATCGATGGTGACAGCGATATATTAGACGTAAAAGAGGATTCTGACGAGGCAAGGCAGAATGAAGAAAATTTCATGCATTTGTTTCCATACAACTATGCCCTTGCAAAGAGTCATAACTTTAATATACCTTCAGACGTTGTAAATGATAGAAATTCATATTACTGGGTACACACAGGAAGTGTCATGCCGGTTCCAGGTCTCCAGAACTATATTGCTGCATACAGTCGTGGCTTGATTTCAAAAGATTATATGTACAAGATGGCATTTGAGGGGAATTCCCTGGATAGGAGCCTCAAATGTGTATCTGACGTGATGCGTTTTATAACGGAGCGCAATAGGAAGGTGCAGACCAGAGGCTATGAGTGGGGATATACGGAGCGTGAAAGGCTGAGAAGTGTGCGGCAGATACTTCTTCACAGTCCGGAAGGAGAGTTCTCAGAGACGGACGAGAAAAGGCTGGATATAGCTAAGAAGCTGTACACTGATATGTCAGAGCTTGTGCTTTCTGCAGAGCTCACAAGGGGAGACACGGAGACAGAATTCTCTCCATATATATATGGGCTTACAAGAATATTCGGAGCGGAGTATTTTGTCAGGATACTGTCAGCCCTAGGCAAGGAGACGTTGGAGAGATCAACGTATTTCAATACCGGTTATTACTATAATCGTCAGAAGGTCAGCAAGAAGAACAGTATGTCTCATCTTCTTCAGGCGTGTGTGCCTGATGCAAATGACAGTGCGGAGACTTTGAAGGCCTATCTTACAGGTACGGATATAAGTGATGCCAGGCTTATAGAGGCGGCTATGTATTCTCCAGAGTGGATAGATATAGTTGGAGAGTATCTTGGATGGGATGGATTTACTGCGGGATGCTATTACTTTATGGCGCACATGAACGAGTCATTTGACGACAAGAGAAAGGCTATGATAGCGAGATTTACACCGCTTGAGGTGGATGAGCTGAACGACGGCGCATTTGACAGGACGTGGTTTACCGAAGTCTATGAAAGGTTGGGTGACAAACGTTTCCAGCTCATATACAAGGCGGCGAAATACATTTCGGACGGTGCAAAGCATACCAGGGCGAGAAAATATGCGGATGCGGCACTTGGCAAATATGATGAGCCCGAGCTGATGGCTGAGATCGAGGCAAAGAGAAACAAAGATCTGCTCATGGCGGTGGGAATCCTGCCGATAGAGAATGAGGAGCAGATAAAGGACAGGTACATGTTCCTTCAGAAGTTCAAGAAGGAGAGCAGGCAGTTCGGAGCACAGAGGAGAGCCAGCGAGGCGGCAGCAGTTTCTACAGCTATGCGCAATATGGCGATCAATGCCGGATATCAGGACGTGACGAGACTTACCCTACGTATGGAAAGCCTTGTAGTTCAGGGCATGAGGGAATATTTTCAGCCGCATGAGGTCGAAGAAGTGACCGTATGGCTTGAGATGGAGGATGGCGGCAAATGCACTGTCATCTGTGAGAAGAACGGCAAACAGTTAAAGTCCGTTCCGGCAAAGATCAAGAAGGATGAGTATGTATTGGCTCTGATGGATGCCAAGAAGCAGATGGCGGAGCAGTCAAGGCGTACAAAGGCGATGCTTGAGGATGCGATGGAGAGCCAGGAGGAATACACCTGGGCTGAGATCAGGGGCATGCTGGAGAATCCTGTTATATATGACATGGTAGCTGCGCTGGTGTTCAAGGTGGCGGAGCCGGATGGCGTGAAGGCAGAGCTTGATAATGCGGCTGACAGTATTATGTCAGGGGCAAATGAACTTGATGACAGCAAGAATGTTGTGCTGGGATTTGCGACTGAGGATGGATTCAATACATTTGTGGCAACGTCCATCGGTGATGCAGATATTGCGGATACGGTATCAAAATCAACGGAAAATAATAGCTCCAAAAAAACAGGCTTGAACCTTATGAACCTGTCAGATGACACAAAGCTCACAGTAGCACATCCATTCCATATGTACATGGCTGGCAAATGGCATGATATACAGAAATATGTATTTGACAACAAGATCGTACAGCCGTTCAAGCAGGTGTTCAGAGAGCTCTATGTGAAGACCGAAGAGGAAATGAACATGGAACATTCCCTCAGATACGCGGGCAATCAGATCCAGCCGAAGAAAACTCTGGGCTGTCTGAGGTCAAGACACTGGGTGGCAGACATAGAGGATGGACTTCAAAAGGTTTATTACAAGGAGAACATAGTAGCACAGATATACGCGCTTGCAGACTGGTTCTCACCTGCGGATATAGAGTCACCGACCCTCGAATGGGTGGTGTTCTCAGATAGAAAGACAGGAAAGAATATGAGGATCAAGGATATCCCAGACATCATATTCTCTGAGGTCATGAGGGATGTGGACATGGCTGTTTCCGTGGCACATGCCGGAGGCGTGGATCCAGAGACCTCACACTCAACTGTTGAGATGCGAAAGGCGATAGCAGAATTCACCATGCCGCTTTTCAGGCTGACAAATGTCACATTTACAAAGAACCATGCGGTGATAGAGGGCAAGCGCGCCAATTATACAGTCCACCTTGGAAGCGGAGTGGTGCATCAGGAGGCAGGCCCTATGATAAATGTACTTCCTGTGCATTCGCAGAGGCGGGGCAGAATATTCCTGCCATTTGTGGATGATGATCCAAAGACATCGGAGGTGCTCACGAAGATACTGTTCTTTGCAGAGGATAATAAGATCAAGGATCCTTATATACTGGGACAGATCGAGCAGTGAGTGTGAAGATAATACTGCTGCCTGTGACAAGTAAGTGATGTGACGTTTGACAGACAAATTTCCGGACAGAGAAAGAAGATGACATAATGGGAATCAGGAATATAATAACAAGGCTTAAAATTGGACGTGGTGATGCAGATAACATGTTCCCATATGATGAGAACATGCATGAGGCTGTCATCAGGTGTTCTATCTGCACCGGCGAGCAGGTCGCAGGTTTTAAGAACAGACAGGACGGCAGCTTTGTGGGTGTGATGGTGATAAAGTCGGATGACGATCTGGAATACTTCAAAGAGCTTTATGGCGTGGAGAAGGTTAGGAAGGTATATTAAAATAAAAATTTCATCGATATTGACATAAAATAGTGTTGAGTATATTATTAAACAAAGGAGTGCCTGCCTTAAGTGGGGATGATAACAGAGTTGTTTCGCTACTTGGGAAACAACATAATACGTAAATGGCTATGCGTTAATCGCATAGCCATTTGCTGTTTTATCAGATGTATACAAATTGGATAATTATTTGATAGTAGAGAGGCTGATATAAATAGATAATAAAAAACTGAATCTGTATAGGGTAGATATTTTTTATATTTTTATTGTTGAGTGCTACATAAAAACGTGAAAATACACATAAAATAGTAGTTGGTATTGATTAAGTAGACACGGGATAGTAAAATAATATTACTAAAAAATGTGTCCATACACAAAAACAAGGAGCGTGACAATGGAAATCAAGAGAGATGCATACCTTGAACAGCTGAAGATAAGAAAAGATAATGGAATGATAAAGATTATTACAGGAATCAGGAGATGTGGAAAGTCATTTCTATTATTTGTATTATTTAAGAACTATTTATTAGAGAATGGTGTAGATAATGAACATATTATTGCGATTGCATTAGATGGTATCGAAAACGAAGAACTGAGGGATCCGAAAAAGTGTTATCAATACATTAAGGATGCAATGAAAGATGAGCAGAGGTATTATTTGATTTTGGATGAAGTACAGTTTATGCCGCGATTTGAGGAAGTACTGAATAGTTTGCTCAGAATTAGCAATATTGATGTATATGTGACCGGTAGTAATTCGAGATTTTTATCCAGTGATATTGTAACTGAATTTAGAGGCAGAGGTGATGAGATAAGAATTTATCCATTATCTTTCGCTGAGTTCTATAGTGCGTATGATGGAGATTATGACGAAGCCTGGGAAGAGTATATGACATATGGTGGTTTGCCACAGGTAGCACAATTTTCTGTGGAACGCCAAAAGGCAGAATATCTAAAAAATATTTTTACCAATGTCTATATCAGAGATGTTGTAGAGAGGAATAACATTAAAAATGTTGATGAAATTGGAACTTTAGTCGATATTCTTGCTTCTGCCATAGGCGCACCAACCAATCCAACTAAAATATCAAATACTTTTAAAAGTGAACGGGGTATCAATTATAGCAATAAGACTATATCTAATCATATTGATTATTTGACGGAGGCCTTTTTGATTTCTAAAGCGGAACGGTATGATATTAAGGGAAGAAAATATGTGGGTGCTAACTTAAAATATTATTTTTCAGATGTGGGACTTAGAAATGCTAGGTTAAATTTCAGACAGCAGGAACCTACTCATATTATGGAGAACATAGTTTATAACGAACTGCTTATT
This sequence is a window from Coprococcus eutactus. Protein-coding genes within it:
- a CDS encoding glycoside hydrolase family 9 protein — protein: MRKGTGSRILAYVLTLCMIIGSITWPEITAKAETITKDLKPDTGWKTVTAATDEWSDYGKAEIRFSPSSDLASMKAIADAGYKTLKITYAVDTFTAASGQNAGVMPFASYGSSWSNNDKWIDLSKTGQFETVLDLASISTTSTEKVAFGIQVANLQENSTIKFRIVSAVLSGTKSTSGGSSGESGGSGDSGSGSADLDSIGNTSSSVTASLADGDGTAKGDGYYETEITINNKSNSYIADWIAVADVNGSVTAVKDYSSWSALKGVFSDGKLYIYPNTSKKSGAVNAGSSVRYSKLGYTGTANGVSITGVKVYYSSQSGAFDSFIGSLSSSSGGAGDNTGEINTDVEYNYAKLLQESLYLYDANMCGSDVSAKSEFSWRSNCHTEDAKTTYNGKTVDVSGGYHDAGDHAKFGLPQAYSATVLGLAHMEFAEAFADTATEAHYKRIMDRFVDYFEGCTVLGSDGSVQAFCYQVGDGNVDHGYWGAPEKQSSRSGQATFTSDSDTCTDIVSETAAALAAYYINYKDKKALSYAEKLFTYADTKAKKNSSGPASGFYNSDSWEDDYALAAALLYKATGKSAYATKYNNVYGGRTNPNWALCWNNVAQAALLYSPNSSKKSVFVENQSGLIASKTQSGDNNFCLIDSWGSARYNTAHQMTGLLYDTIYGKNDYSSWANGQMRYILGNNAGSKCFVVGYNKYSSKYPHHRASSGYQGSVTGNAYTKQAHVLVGALVGGPASSSTSYVDSSEDYNQNEVALDYNASLVGAAAGLYLYVKNSGTDEEKAAQKVVPKSEVSSELRTISGESGGNVTTETTTKTTTTEKATKNPSSGSSAGSTGSTTGSSTEKTTESSTETQVIPVKGITFDQTALTMKVGESGQIKATVTPADATDSSLVWTSSDRTKVSVQNGKITALTAGTATITAKAKDGSGVKAECKVKVLEPGKLSCETSGKAWNALVYGYGDVSSERIGLSNCGETELSDVKASLKTGSNFQITVYPVGQIAAGQETSVEVRPVTGLAAGSYSDTLVITTANGTANILLKAKVAKSENTASVSLAKKAVSSSSVTVESYVSGTNTGVEYAISTVPVDDADSLTWQDSAYFAGRKAFTKYYVYGRMKATSNLNAGAMSKALEIVTLVSDPYTIDVGRLGDSEYVGALVDGNGNPTVRVSESGGNILVSFTQSGDYTVTGDGADVAVDTGKAGSITIDCAVVKKLTVDPGNSGTFVISVLGNNIVSDGIKCMEDSAGSGVVKINGNGDSSVIVSSTPDAPAVKADGDVEISGIKIKSEGKGVESAGTVKISGGSNKIEAVSEAVAAKDVEMTGGLLDATSTALGDDESVISADNSIKLVGGKITADASGSSTGGSFGVRSDDGKIIVDGDAVIGGAPTYSKDPVDSTGESIVMVKVTFVDENDDQICVSSFNKGSILDISKLDITTKDGVAYSASKPGYSLAWTDQTGKTYAADALYGAVDGDITLKAVWTWITVDISKSAKVIYKATQKASYKATYTGAKITPAVVVSVGNTTLVSGTDYTVTYSSNINAGTAKVVIKGKGKYKGTATLTFAIAKRDIKKAKVAVSAKVLYTGKAVKPNTKVVYGKTKLTLNKNYKITCYSNKNFGKAKVVITGIGNYGGSVVRYFNIVTKAGKVYTYGNYRYKITNASTSGRGTVTLVSAVKKTTSVTVPDAIKLGGKTFKVTAIGGGAFKGNTKLAKVVISKNVKTIGSKAFYGCKNLKALVVRNTAMTTKTVGAAVFTGTYVKMTVKVPASKLAYYKKLLVARGVSKKAVIKK
- a CDS encoding YczE/YyaS/YitT family protein, with amino-acid sequence MRNMKARIPMYFVGLFIMTIGIALSVKSNLGVSPVSSIPYTMTCVWGIEMGKATIIFHAALVLIQIVILRKNFKQINLLQIVVGVVFGYFTTFCNYLATFLPSTDNIVVRVVLMLVSTIFIAGGIFFYLPADLIPLAGEGVMQAVSEVTHIEFSKVKIGFDCSMVAVSVVTCLICIHSLGSVGAGTVIAAFLVGFNLGKLNKAFGGKRDKLLGKHTYTEEEVLRERMEQLQ